The Polynucleobacter sp. HIN7 genomic interval GCAAGCCTTTATCAATATGGGTGTGAACCTAGGTCTTCTGCCGACGAAGGGCTTGACTCTGCCGCTCGTGAGTTACGGCGGCTCAGCTATTTTGATGAATATGGTGGCTTTCGCGGTCTTATTAAAGATTGATTATGAGAACCGAATCTTGATGCGCGGAGGCAAGCTATGACCATGGCTGGGCGCTCTATCTTGGTCATGGCTGGCGGTACTGGCGGTCATATCTTCCCAGGCTTGGCCGTTGCAGAATGTCTGCGCAAACAGGGTTGGTCTGTATGGTGGATGGGAAATCCCAGCGGCATGGAATATCGCTTAGTGCCGGCAAAAGGATTTATTTTTGAGGACGTGCAATTTGGTGGCTTACGGGGCAAGGGAATACTGACAAAGTTACTAATGCCATTTCGGTTAGTTCGCGCCATGATGCAAAGCTGGAAAATTTTGCGTCGTTTGAAGCCAAGCGTGGTGTTAGGTATGGGAGGTTACATCACCTTCCCAGGGGGCTTAGTGAGCTACCTCATGGGCCGGCCTTTGGTGCTACATGAGGCGAACTCGGTTGCTGGAAGTGCTAATCGAGTATTGGCGCGTTTTGCGACGCGAGTCCTTACTGGATTTCCGCACACACTCGAACATGGCCAGTGGGTGGGTAATCCCATTCGTGAGAGCGTTGAGGGGCTGGGCGATTGCAAGACACGCTATGCAATGCGTCAGGGCCCGCTGCATTTACTGGTAGTTGGTGGAAGTTTGGGGGCTGCTGCACTCAATGCAGTGGTTCCAGAGGCTTTAGCTCTATTACCAGCCGATCAGCGCCCAAACGTGATGCATCAGACTGGTGAGCAGCATTTGGAGGCAGTGACAAAAAAATATCAACAATTGGACGTTCATGCTGAGCTAAAGCCATTCATTGAGGACATGGCTGCAGCGTATGCTCATGCTGATTTAGTGATTTGCCGTGCTGGAGCAATGACCGTGTCTGAGATCTCGGCCGCTGGGGTTGCTGCTTGTTTTGTGCCATTTCCATACGCAATTGATGATCACCAGACCGCTAATGCGCGTTTTCTGTCCGATGCAAAGGCTGCAATATTGATGCCTCAAGCGGAGTTGGATGCAGCTGCGTTGGCAAACTTAATTTTAGGATTGCGGCGCGAGGATTTAGCCGAAATCGCTGTGAAAGCGCAGGCGCTTGCAAAGTTTCGTGCGACCGAGGAAGTTGCCTCAATTTGTAAAGAGTGCGCGCGATGAAGCATATCGTACAGCACATTCATTTTGTAGGAATTGGTGGCGCCGGCATGTGCGGCATTGCTGAAGTACTCCTCAATTTAGGCTATCGCGTTTCGGGATCAGATTTAGCGGAGTCTGCAGTTACGAAGCGACTAGTAGCCTTAGGGGCACAAATTGCAATTGGGCACGATGCAAAGAATATCGGTGATGCCGAAGCAGTGGTAATTTCGTCGGCGGTCACTGGAAATAATCCGGAAGTACTTGCTGCCAGAGCCAATCGAATTCCAGTGATCCAGCGTGCCGTCATGCTTGGTGAGTTAATGCGCTTAAAGCAGGGAATCGCAATTGCTGGCACGCACGGCAAAACGACGACGACAAGTTTAGTTGCCTCCGTGCTTGCAGAGGGTGGTTTGGATCCAACCTTCGTGATTGGTGGAAAGCTCAATTCAGCCGGTGTGAATGCACGCTTAGGGCAAGGCGAATTTATTGTGGTTGAGGCTGACGAATCGGATGCTTCGTTCTTGCAGCTCTATCCGGCCATGGAAGTAATCACCAATATTGATGCGGATCACATGGATACCTATCAGCATGATATGGCCCGCTTAAAGCAAACCTTTGTGCAATTTACGCAGCGCATGCCATTCTATGGAATTGCGGTTCTTTGTATTGAAGATAGCAATGTTCGGGATATTCTGCCGTTTGTTTCGCAACCAATCTTACGCTACGGATTTTCTGAAGATGCTGAGATTCGCGCAACCGATATCAAAGCTGTTGGCACGCAAATGCACTTTACGGTTCATCGTCGCGCAATTCGCCGGCATGGTCCTAGACCTGGCCCATTAAAAATCATTCTTAATTTACCTGGTCAGCACAATGTACTCAATGCATTAGCAGCGATTGGGATTGCAACTGAACTGGGCGTGAGCGATGCGGCAATTACAAATGCCTTAGAGAAATTTAGTGGTGTCGGACGTCGTTTCCAACACTATGGCGATATTGCCTTAGCGGGTGGTGGAACATTTACCTTGATTGATGATTATGGTCATCATCCCGTTGAAATGAATGCAACCTTAGCGGCTGCACGTGGCGCGTATCCAGATCGGCGTTTGGTTTTGGCATTCCAGCCCCACCGATTTACGCGTACTCGCGATTGCTTTGGTGAATTTGTCAATGTATTGCGCCAGTTTGATGCCGTAGTCCTCACTAATGTTTATCCGGCCGGTGAGGCGCGCATTGCAGGCGCCGATAGTAAAAGCTTGATGAAGGCACTAGGTAAATCGACCCCAGTCCAAGTGGTTGAGGATCTTCAGGAGATCCCTACCGCATTAAGTGGACTTCTCCAAGACGGTGATGTCTTGATTACGATGGGCGCTGGCTCTATTTCCAAGTTACCCCAGATGCTCGTGGAGAATAGCCATGGCTAATCTCCAAACGATCCATCCTTGGGGTCAGCAGGTTGCTGCGCAACTCGCTCAGTTGAGCCCCAAACAATTTGGGCGCGTTGGTGTATTAATGGGTGGACGTTCTGCCGAACGTGAGATCTCACTCTTGTCGGGTCAAGGAGTGCTGAGTGCGCTTTTAGAAAAGGGTATTGATGCACACGCCTTTGATCCAGGCGTGCGCAGTCCAGTTGAGATTGCTAAGGAACAATTTGATCGTGTATTTATTACACTGCATGGCCGCTATGGTGAAGATGGAACGATCCAAGGTCTTCTTGAGTTACTTAATATTCCGTATACGGGTAGTGGTGTTTTGGCCTCGGCCTTATCGATTGATAAGGTGGTGACCAAGCAAGTCTGGCAGAGTCATCACTTATCAACACCACGCTATGAGGTCTTAACGGACGATAGCAATTGGGATCGTATTGCACATCATTTAGGACTGCCTTTGGTTGTGAAGCCAGCACATGAAGGATCCTCATTGGGTTTAAGTAAGGTGCGACGCCTTGAGGAACTTCCAGCCGCTTATAAGTTGGCAGCCAAATTAGATCGACGGGTTTTGGCAGAAGCCTGCATCGTTGGTCCAGAGCTCACCTGTCCGATTGTAGGTCAGGGCGCTACTGCCCAAGCACTGCCACTCATCCAAATCATTCCTCCAGAAGCTGGTTATGACTTTCATCACAAATACTTTTCAGATGAGACTCAATATCGCTGTCCTCCAGGACTTGATCCAGAGCTTGAGCGCCAGATTCAGGAGCTTGCAGTATCAGCCTATCGAGCGCTGGGTTGCCGAATGTGGGGTCGCGCAGACGTCATGCTCGATGCGGCCAATCAGAATAAGCCCTATTTACTGGAGATGAACACATCGCCAGGAATGACCTCGCATTCATTGGTACCAATGGCTGCTAAAGCAGCCGGCGTCCCCTATGCTGATCTGGTGATGTGGATCCTAAGCCAGACCTTGGAAGGTACGTTTTCTTCACCAGAGGTTCACCAGTCATGACAGCGATACAACGGATCTCGGACGCAATCAATTTTGTGATCGCACCGGTTTGGAATCATGCGCAGCGCATGCAAGAAATTACGCGTTGGTTGATGCGTTTTTTTATTTTGGCTGTTGTCCTATCCATCTTTATTTGGCTCAGTCATCAGCCGGTATTTACCTTAAAGCATTTACAGATTGAGTCTGCTGGTCATCAGGACTTAAGGCATGTGCATCTTCCTGCAGTTCGAGCTCAGGTTTTGGATAAAGTTCAGGGTAATTTTTTCAGTGTTCGTTTGCAAGATGTGAAGGATGCCTTCGAAGCACTACCTTGGGTGCGCCATGCGAGTGTGCGTCGCGCCTGGCCCAATGGATTGATTGTGAGCATTGAAGAGCAAAAACCCCTAGGAGTTTGGGGCAAGGCTGATCAACAAAAGTTACTCAATGTTTATGGCGAAGTATTTGATGGCTCAGTTGCGGAGCTTGATGAAAACAGCCCCCTGATTGAATTTAGTGGACCAGATGGATCAAGCAAAGAAGTACTACGTCTTTATCAAAAAGCCAGTACTTGGTTTAAACCGTGGGATGCTGAGGTTAAATCACTCACGCTATCGGATCGTTATGCGTGGCACATCAAGTTGAGCAATGGTGTGCGTATTGAGTTTGGGCGCGAAGAGGAGCAGGCCAAAGGCGCTCTAGATCAACGCGTTGCACAGCTTTTGCAATATTGGCCACAGGTTCAACAAAAATGGCCCAATCGGGTTGACGCAGTCGATCTGCGCTATCCCAATGGGTTTGCTGTGCATATTGTGGGAGCGCCAACTAAACCAAGTGCACCCGCTATCAAAGTTGAAATACCGAAGGCGTATCAAATCGCTATTTTGAGTCATGACGAGCAACGCATCGAGGAATGGAAATGAGTAAAGACAGCCGCGATTTATTGGTTGGATTAGATATTGGTACATCAAAAGTGGTGGCTTTGGTCGCAGAGCTCAGCCCCGATGGCCAATTTAATGTCTTGGGTTTAGGGCAAACCTCCTCGAAAGGTTTAAAGAAAGGCGTAGTAGTCAATATTGAAGCCACTGTCCAGTCGATTCAGAAGGCGCTCGAGGAAGCCGAGTTAATGTCGGATCGTCGCATCGCTCAGGTTTACACCGGTATCGCTGGTAATCATATTGTGAGTTTTAACTCGAGCGGTATGGTGGCGATTCGGGACAAAGAGGTTGGCGCCGGAGATGTTGAGCGTGTTTTAGAAACGGCTAAAGCAATCAATATTCCCACCGATCAACAAATTCTTCATATTTTGATTCAGGAATTCATCATCGATGGTCAAGAGGATGTGCGTGAGCCGATTGGGATGAGTGGTATTCGTTTAGAGGTCAAGGTGCATATCGTGACTGGAGCAGTAAGTGCGGCACAAAATATTGTGAAGTGTGTCCGACGCTGTGGGCTAGAAGTGAATGATTTAATTTTGCAACCACTCGCTTCAAGTCTAGCGGTTCTAACTGAAGACGAGAGGGAGTTAGGCATTGTATTAATTGATATTGGTGGCGGCACAACCGATATTGCCATTTATAGCCAAGGATCGATTCGTCATACCGCAGTGATTCCGATTGCTGGTGATCAGATCACCAATGACATCGCGATGGCCTTACGAACCCCAACAGTTGAGGCAGAGGATTTGAAGATTCATCATGGGGTTGCCAAACAGGATATGGCCGACCCCAATGCCATGATCGATGTTCCTGGCGTGGGGGATCGTGAGCCCCGCCCAATGTCCAAACAAGCGCTTGCGGCAGTGATTGAGCCACGGGTTGAGGAACTCTTTACTTTAGTTCGCAACATTGTCCGTGAGTCGGGCTATGAAGACATGGTCTCTTCTGGAATCGTGTTGACTGGTGGCACCGCCATGATGCCGGGCATGGTTGAGTTGGCAGAGCAGGTTTTCTTAAAGCCTGCGCGCATTGGCACGCCTGAGTATCGCGGTCACTTACATGAAGTATTGAGAAGTCCACGGTACTCCACCGGTCTTGGTTTGCTCATGGAAGGGCAGGCACAAATGATGCGTGGTCGCAGAGCAATTCAGGGCGGCAGTTTACAAGGCGTGGTTGCACGCATGAAGGAATGGTTTACAGGAAATTTTTGATTTTTTTCGTCGTCGTCAATCGGTGATCCATGGTGGAAAGCCGATCTTATTAAGGAGGGTGTTATGGAATTTGAAATGGTAGAACAAGAAACAGCTGGCAAGACCATCATTAAGGTGGTTGGTGTCGGAGGCGCTGGCGGCAATGCTGTCCAGCACATGATTCGTCGCAATGTCAACGGCGTGGAGTTTATTTGCATGAATACCGATGCAGGTGCCTTGCAGCGGTCGCAAGCAAGCTTAAACCTACAACTGGGCGAAACTGGCTTGGGCGCTGGCGCGAAGCCAGAGGTGGGCGCGGCATCTGCCGAGCAAGCTCGCTCGCGTATTGCTGATGCATTGCAAGGCGCACATATGGTGTTCATTACCGCGGGGATGGGCGGCGGTACCGGAACTGGGGCGGCCCCAGTGGTTGCTCAAGTTGCTAAAGAAATGGGCATCTTAACGGTTGGCGTGATTAGTAAGCCGTTTGACTTTGAGGGTGTGAAGCGCTTAAAAGTGGCAGAGATGGGTGCGCAAGAGTTGGAAAAGCATGTTGACTCATTAATCGTCGTTTTAAATGAAAAGCTCTTTGAGGTGATGGGTGAAGATGCAGAATTTGATAAAGCCTTTGCTTGTGCAGACGATGTATTGCATAACGCGGTATCTGGTATTGCCGAAATCATTAATGAGCAGGGCTTAATCAACGTCGACTTTGAAGATGTCAAGACTGTCATGAGTGAGCAGGGTAAAGCCATGATGGGAACGGCGACAGTTTCTGGAATGGATCGGGCGCGTTTGGCGGCAGAGGCAGCCGTTGCATCGCCACTGCTGGAGGGCGTTGATTTATCTGGCGCACGCGGTGTATTGGTCAATATCACTGCCAGTCGTTCATTGAAGTTATCCGAGACCCGTGAGGTGATGGCTGCGATTCGTGGGTATGCCGCTGAAGATGCTACGGTCATTTTTGGAACGGTGTATGACGATAGCTTGGGCGATGCCCTACGAGTAACCGTAGTGGCCACTGGACTCAATGGTTCCCAATCCCTGCAAAAGGATCAACCCCAGTTAATCTGGCGAGCTGCAACCGGTACGAATGATGCAAGTCCAACCATGACCACCTTGGGTGATTTTGCTCCAACCAGTCCAGCTGCTGCGATGAGCCGCAATGTGACCCAAGCATCGAGTGCTATGGGCTCAGCCACGGCTGCCCCAGTGAATCCTGCGGTCGATTATGGTCAGTTTGATGTTCCAAAGGTATTTCGTAATTCTCGAGAGTCTGTACCTCCAAGCCTTGGTGCCGATAGTTCGCCACAAGCGAAGGCCATGCTCGAGAAAGGGGCGGATTACTATGAGATACCTGCCTTTTTAAGGAAGCAAGCAGACTAATAAATAAACCATACAATAGTGGGTTCGAGGATTGCTAATTCAGTCGCCCCTCCGGACGACGAATCCAGCGCCTGCGTTAGCACCCCAAACCACTATTGATATGGAGATCACATGATTGCTGTAGGACAAAAATTACCAAACGCTACCCTCTACGAGTTTTTTGATGAAGAGCGCGATGGCTGTTCCTTGGGCCCAAATGCATTTGAAGTTGACAAATTAACCGCTGGCAAAAAAATTGTTATTTTTGCTTTGCCTGGCGCATTTACACCAACCTGCTCAGCCAAGCATGTTCCAGGATTTGTGGAGCATTTTGATGCGATTAAAGCAAAAGGTGTTGATGAGATTTGGTGTGTTTCTGTCAATGACCCATTTGTGATGGGCGCATGGGGCCGGGATTTAAAGGTTGGCAAGAAAGTACGTATGTTGGGTGACGGTAGTGCTGAGTTCACCAAAAAGTTAGGCATGGAATTTGATCTAACCGCGCGTGGTCTTGGTGTTCGCTCACAACGCTATGCCATGATCGTGGATAACGGCGTTGTGAAGCATTTAGCACTCGAGGCACCTGGTAAGTTTGAAGTCAGTGATGCCGCAAATACCTTAAAGCATCTTTAATTGATATTGTGTAGGCCATGGTGCTCAAGCAAAAAACTTTAGCGCAGCCGATCAAAACGGTCGGCATTGGCCTGCATTCTGGTCGTAAATCAACGCTAACCATTAAACCCGCACCGATTGATTTTGGTATTCAGTTCGTGCGGGTTGATATGCCTAACGCAGTTCCTATCCCAGCTCATGCATTGGCTGTCTGTGATACCCGCTTAGCCTCGGTGATACAGAGTCAAGGGGTCAAGGTTTCTACGGTTGAGCATTTACTATCAGCCTGTTCGGGTTTGGGATTGGATAATTTATTGATTGAGGTCGATGCGGAAGAAGTGCCGATCATGGACGGTAGTGCGGCCTCTTTTCTTTTTCTGATTGAGTCAGCTGGTACCGTTGAACAAGAGGCCCCACGCAAATTTATGGTGATTCAAAAAGCGGTGGAAGTGCGTGAAGGCAATAAATTAGCACGCCTAGAGCCACATTTTGGATTCAAGTTGGATTTCACGATTGACTTTAAGCACCCAGCAGTTGATAAAACGGGGCAGCGTTTTGTGGTCGATTTTGCTGAGCATGCTTATCGTAGTGAGATTGGTCGTGCTCGCACCTTTGGATTTGCGCATGAGGTGGAAGCCTTGCGTGAGATTGGTTTAGCTCGTGGTGGCAGTTTAGATAATGCGATTGTGCTTGATGAGCATCGCATCTTAAATAACGAAGAGTTACGTTATGACGATGAGTTTGTGCGTCATAAAATTTTGGACGCGATCGGAGATCTTTATTTGGCCGGTCACCCTATTGTCGGAGCGTACACCGCAGAAAAGTCAGGCCATGCACTTAATAACGCACTATTACGAAAGCTCTTAGACGACCCAAGTTCGTATTCGATCGAAACCTTTGATAGGGCTAGTGCCCCTGCGGCCTATCTGCAAACCCCCGAAAGCATCAACGCCTAGATTTTCTGTTTCTCAATAATCGTTCGATTGATTGCCGCAGAGATGACTGTGGAGATAGTTGTTGATAAAGCCCTTCCCAAGCACTTTGAGCTGCTGGGGTAAATTCAGGTGGATTTTCATTTACTCGATTACTTCTTACCGTTAATGGTTTCGGTTTTACCTTCACCCGAACTTGATGAATCACCCATTGATATTGCCCAAGTTCTTTGGCAATACTGGGAGCAATTTGTTGTAAGCGGGTGCCAATCGTGGCATTTGGTACCACTAAAACTAGCTCACTAGGGCGATCAGGACGCCATTCAACCTGTAGGGATTGGCCAATAGATGCAAAACCCAGAGAATCCACGGCGCTTTGAGCGGCATGGGTTAGGGCATCATGCTTTTTAGCCCGCTCCAGAAGCGGTTTGAAGCCTTGCTCATGGGCTAGGCAATCCTGCCATGGCTGGGCTAACTTAACTAGAGGCTTATTCATCAAAGAGGGGCTCGCGGGTGATAAACTCAATAGCTAAAATTTTTTCTAGATTCCTATGGTACTTGGTCTTATTAAAACACTGGTTGGTAGCAGCAATGACCGCCTTCTCAAGCAATACCGCAAGGTCGTTTCTAAGGTAAATGCCCTTGAGGCCAATCTCCAGGCTTTCGACGATTTTGCCTTACAAGCGAAAACTGCCGAATTTAAGCAACGGATTGCCGCCGGTGAGGCTTTGGATGACCTTGCCGCTGAAGCGTTTGCAGTGGTCCGTGAGGCCAGCGTACGGGTCATGAAAATGCGTCATTTTGACGTTCAAATCATGGGAGCCTTGGCCCTTCATCAGGGAAAAATCGCTGAAATGGGTACTGGTGAAGGTAAAACCCTAACCGCAACCTTGGCGGTTTACTTAAATGCACTCTCAGGTAAGGGTGTTCATGTGGTGACTGTGAATGATTACTTGGCAGAACGGGATGCCGAGTGGATGTCTAAGCTCTACACTTTTTTGGGACTGACCGTTGGTATTAATTTGTCGCAAATGAATCATGAGGCCAAGCAAAAAGCCTATGCCGCTGATATCACGTATGGAACTAATAATGAGTTTGGCTTTGATTATTTGCGTGACAACATGGTTCAGGATGTGGCCCAGCGGGTACAGCGCGGCCTCTCCTATGCAATTGTTGACGAGGTTGATTCGATTCTGATTGACGAAGCTCGGACCCCACTTATTATTTCGGGGCAGGCTGAAGACCATACTGATTTATATATCAAGATGAATGCGTTGCCTGCGCATCTTGATCCGCAGGTGGGAGAAGAAAAATCCGATGGTTCGGGCGTGATTAAACCAGGCGATTACTGGGTCGATGAGAAATCCCATCAGGTCTATTTGACTGAGCGTGGCCATGAAAAAGCAGAACAAATCCTGACCCAAATTGGTTTATTGAAAGAGGGCGACTCCCTTTATGCCCCGCAGAATATTAATTTGATGCATCACCTCTACGCAGCCTTACGCGCACACTCTTTGTATCACCGCGATCAACACTACGTGGTTCAGGGTGGTGAGGTCATCATCGTGGATGAGTTCACGGGCCGCTTAATGCAGGGTAGACGTTGGTCGGACGGCTTGCATCAAGCGGTTGAGGCGAAAGAAAAGGTGGGGATTCAGAACGAGAACCAAACGCTTGCCACCATTACCTTCCAGAACTACTTCCGGATGTATCAAAAATTGGCTGGCATGACCGGAACGGCAGATACCGAAGCCTACGAGTTCAAAGAGATCTACGGACTTGAAACGGTGGTGATTCCCCCCAATCGACCTAGCCGTCGACTGGATCGGCAAGATCAAATTTATAAGACCTCGCCCGAGCGCTACGCAGCAGTCACTAAAGACATTAAAGAATGTTATGAACGAGGTCAGCCAGTTCTAGTAGGCACTACTTCCATTGAGAACTCGGAGCTGATTTCTAAATTACTCGATAAAGAAAAGCTTTCTCATCAGGTTCTCAATGCAAAGCAACATGCGCGTGAGGCAGAAATTATTGCTCAAGCGGGTCGACCCAAGATGATTACCATTGCCACCAATATGGCTGGTCGTGGAACCGATATTGTTTTAGGTGGAAATGTCGAGCGGCAATCACTCCTCATTGAAGCCGATGAGTCTCTTGGTGATGCTGAAAAAGCAAAACGGATTCAGCAGTTAAAGGACGAATGGCAGGGACTGCATGATGCAGTCGTCAATGCTGGTGGTCTGCATATTATTGGTACTGAACGACATGAAAGTCGCCGCATCGATAATCAGCTGCGTGGACGTGCCGGACGTCAAGGCGATCCTGGTTCATCGCGTTTCTATCTCTCGTTAGACGATCCTTTATTGCGTATTTTTGCAGGTGATCGTTTACGTGCTGTAATGGATCGCTTAAAGATGCCCGAAGGCGAGCCGATTGAGGCGGGAATGGTAACGCGCTCAATTGAATCTGCTCAGCGAAAAGTAGAAGGACGTAACTTTGATATTCGTAAACAACTGCTCGAATACGATGATGTCGCTAACGATCAACGCAAAGAGACCTATCGACTTCGCAATCAGATTCTTGAAAGTAAAGATATTGGTGACCTGATTGCCAATTTATGCGAAGACGTTTTTACAGCAATTGTCCGCAATTACGTCCCAGTGGAATCGATGGAAGAGCAGTGGGATATCCCCGCTCTTGAGCACCTCTTGGCAAATGAATGGGGAATTACCGTTGATCTTCAAGGGTGGATTGCCAATGCTGATACGGTCGATGACGAAGAAATCGTAACCCGGGTGATTGAAGCGGCAAAGAAGAATTACAAGGCTAAAGAGGAGCTCACGGGCCGTGAGTCGTTTGCTAGCTTTGAGCGTTCGGTGATGCTATATAGCTTAGATATTCACTGGCGTGAGCATTTGGCTGCCTTAGATCGACTGCGCCAAGGAATTCATTTGCGCGGCTATGCCCAAAAAGATCCAAAGCAAGAGTATCGCCGTGAGGCATTTGAGCTCTACGCAGAACTTTTGGATGTGGTGAAAAATGATGTGATTAAGACCGTGTTTACGGTTCAGATTAAAAATGCCTCAGAGCTTGATGAAGCTGCAGAAACCATCGCTGATGATAGCCAAGTAAAAGAGATGCAATTTAAGCATAACCAGTTTGCTGAGGGGGAAAGTATCCCTGTTGAGCAGGTTGAGCATGCAATTGCACCAGCCCCAGTTCGTGATGGCCCAAAAATTGGTCGAAATGATCCTTGCCATTGCGGTAGTGGTAAGAAATACAAGCACTGCCACGGAAAAATTGCTTAATTTGAGGTTTGCCGTTCTAATTTAACGATGGCTGTTAATTTTCCAATCCTTGATCCCAAATCCCTAAGCCCTATTTCTGGGCTGGCCCTTGGGTTTGCGCAGGCTGGTATTAAGCGGGCAAATCGCAAAGATGTTTTGGTAATGCGCCTAGTTCCCGGTTCGGCAGTAGCAGGCGTATTTACCCAAAATCGGTTTTGTGCCGCTCCCGTACAGTTATGTAAACAGCATCTATTGGAGGCTAATCCAATTGAGGCATTGATCGTGAACACCGGTAATGCCAATGCAGGGACTGGTGAAGAGGGACTGCGTCGAGCCTTTCAGACCTGTGAGGTGCTAGCAAAGTCGTTTGGGCTGAGTCCAGAGCAAGTATTGCCCTTTTCAACAGGGGTGATCATGGAGCAACTGCCAGCTGACAAAATTGTGGCTGCGATACCTCAAGCCGTGGCGCAATTATCTGAAGATAATTGGTTTGCAGCAGCCCAAGCGATCATGACCACCGATACCCTGCCGAAGGCGGCTTCGCAGACGATCAATACCGAGCAGGGACCTATTGTTATCACGGGTATTTCAAAAGGGGCCGGCATGATTCAGCCAAATATGGCGACTATGCTGGGTTTTGTGGGGACGAATGTTCAAGTTGATCGAGGCTTACTGCAAGAGCTCACCGCAGAGGCTGCGAACCTGTCATTTAACGCAATCACGATTGATGGCGATACATCAACTAATGATTCTTTCATCGTGATGGCCACCGGCCAATCCCTAATCCGCATTCAGAGTCGCTCTGATCCGCTCTATAGTTTATTTCGAAAGGGTTTAATTGCTATCTCTCAACAGTTAGCGCAGCTGATTGTGCGCGATGGCGAGGGTGCCACTAAATTTATAACAATTTGTGTAAAAGGCGGCAAGAATAGCCTTGAGTGCAAGCAGGTAGCCAAAGCAATTGCACATTCGCCTTTGGTTAAAACTGCGTTTTTTGCAAGCGATCCCAATTTAGGTCGGATCTTGGCTGCGGTGGGCTATGCTGGAATCGATGATCTTGATAGTGGCAAGGTCCAACTCTGGTTGGATGATGTTTGGGTTGCAAAGGATGGTGGTCGACATCCAAACTATCAAGAAGAGCAAGGTCAAGCCGTGATGAAACAATCAGAAATAACCGTCACGGTTGATTTAGGAAGAGGCGATGCGATGGAGACGGTTTGGACCTGCGATTTATCGCATGAGTATGTCTCAATTAACGCTGATTACCGCTCATAAGCAAGTTTTATCATTACGAGAACGTGAACTGTGAATGACAAACTCGATCGCCTTCTAGATCATCTCGAAACATTTTTACCGAAGCCATTGACCGATGCTGAGTGGCAAACCGCTAAGGCGTTTCGTTGGCAGCGTCGCGATAGTATTTTTGGACGAATTGGATTTCTAAAGCCAGTCAAACACATATCCCCAATCTCGTTTCAAGATTTAAAACATATTGATCGCCAGCGCGATGCGATTATTGATAATACCCGGCATTTTGTTGAAAAGAAGCCCGCCAATAATATTTTGTTAACAGGTGCGCGTGGTACTGGTAAGTCCTCATTGATCAAGGCCTGCCTCAATCAATTTGCTTCTCAGGGCTTGCGCTTAGTGGAGGTCGATAAGGATCACTTGGCTGATTTACCAGATATCACCGAGATTCTCGCGGCTCGTCCGGAGCGATTTATCGTGTTTTGTGATGATCTGTCCTTTGAGGATGGCGAGTCTGGATATAAGGCTATGAAGTCTGCCCTAGATGGCTCAA includes:
- the argJ gene encoding bifunctional glutamate N-acetyltransferase/amino-acid acetyltransferase ArgJ yields the protein MAVNFPILDPKSLSPISGLALGFAQAGIKRANRKDVLVMRLVPGSAVAGVFTQNRFCAAPVQLCKQHLLEANPIEALIVNTGNANAGTGEEGLRRAFQTCEVLAKSFGLSPEQVLPFSTGVIMEQLPADKIVAAIPQAVAQLSEDNWFAAAQAIMTTDTLPKAASQTINTEQGPIVITGISKGAGMIQPNMATMLGFVGTNVQVDRGLLQELTAEAANLSFNAITIDGDTSTNDSFIVMATGQSLIRIQSRSDPLYSLFRKGLIAISQQLAQLIVRDGEGATKFITICVKGGKNSLECKQVAKAIAHSPLVKTAFFASDPNLGRILAAVGYAGIDDLDSGKVQLWLDDVWVAKDGGRHPNYQEEQGQAVMKQSEITVTVDLGRGDAMETVWTCDLSHEYVSINADYRS
- a CDS encoding ATP-binding protein, whose protein sequence is MNDKLDRLLDHLETFLPKPLTDAEWQTAKAFRWQRRDSIFGRIGFLKPVKHISPISFQDLKHIDRQRDAIIDNTRHFVEKKPANNILLTGARGTGKSSLIKACLNQFASQGLRLVEVDKDHLADLPDITEILAARPERFIVFCDDLSFEDGESGYKAMKSALDGSISAQVDNILIYATSNRRHLLPEYMKDNESYVHTDDGEIHPGEVVEEKISLSERFGLWLSFYPPRQEEYLAIVAHWLAHFGLSDKAIEAARPEALVWALERGSRSGRVAWQFAKHWAGSQSGKK